Proteins encoded in a region of the Flavobacteriales bacterium genome:
- a CDS encoding translation initiation factor has translation MAAKKKTLNDFSQLVYSTNPDYTPPEEERDETPVAPEDQLLEVHFEKKHRAGKPGTLIKGFQGTDAELQELARSIKSKFATGGSVKDGEIFIQGKFRDAILDFLASRGFKVKRVGG, from the coding sequence ATGGCCGCAAAGAAGAAGACCCTGAATGATTTCAGCCAACTGGTATACTCAACAAACCCTGATTACACCCCGCCGGAAGAAGAACGTGATGAGACACCGGTGGCACCGGAAGATCAGTTACTGGAAGTTCATTTCGAAAAAAAGCACCGGGCGGGAAAGCCAGGTACCCTGATCAAAGGGTTTCAGGGAACGGATGCAGAACTGCAGGAACTGGCCAGATCGATCAAATCAAAATTCGCGACAGGCGGAAGCGTGAAGGATGGTGAGATCTTCATCCAGGGGAAATTCAGGGATGCCATTCTGGATTTTCTGGCATCACGCGGCTTCAAAGTCAAACGCGTAGGGGGTTAG